One segment of Haloplanus natans DSM 17983 DNA contains the following:
- a CDS encoding matrixin family metalloprotease: protein MATRPLVLAVLLVLAGCTTPFAPTTPTAVPADAPTTATPADTTGTETPRHTTTHPPLATPSANPWGADPIVVAIDSTAAPDREFAPLVREATAFWEANGEYLGFEVRYEVRPDATDPDIVLSFVDRVPDCGDVADAVGCAPLVTDPRQLDRPETVWVKTGLSDASTTLVVEHELGHTLGLTHDDPPRSVMRARSVLYTEPQPNATERAFPWDDADFTVRVDATNASDPTGARTQTDHALTYYEDGAAGMPDTITFERADGDAEILVRFGATDTCRASSGSCISTFGTDPDGDGAIETYRRVEITLVGLDTDAVGWHVGYWLAHAFGAEADGEKPPPFRDASGRERRSEWWA, encoded by the coding sequence ATGGCGACTCGTCCGCTCGTTCTCGCCGTTCTTCTGGTTCTTGCGGGCTGTACGACACCGTTCGCCCCGACGACGCCGACGGCGGTGCCGGCCGACGCGCCGACGACCGCGACGCCAGCCGACACGACGGGAACGGAGACGCCCCGACACACGACCACCCACCCGCCGCTGGCGACGCCGAGCGCGAACCCCTGGGGGGCAGACCCCATCGTCGTCGCAATCGACTCGACGGCGGCGCCCGACCGCGAGTTCGCCCCGCTCGTCCGCGAGGCGACGGCCTTCTGGGAGGCGAACGGGGAGTATCTCGGGTTCGAAGTGCGCTACGAGGTGCGTCCCGACGCGACGGACCCGGACATCGTGCTCTCGTTCGTCGATCGGGTCCCCGACTGTGGCGACGTGGCCGACGCGGTGGGATGTGCGCCGCTGGTGACCGACCCCAGACAGCTCGACCGCCCGGAGACGGTGTGGGTGAAGACCGGCCTCTCGGACGCCTCGACGACGCTCGTCGTGGAGCACGAACTCGGGCACACGCTGGGGCTGACCCACGACGACCCTCCGCGGTCGGTGATGCGGGCGCGGTCGGTGCTGTACACCGAACCACAGCCGAACGCGACGGAGCGCGCGTTCCCGTGGGACGACGCCGATTTCACCGTGCGCGTCGACGCGACGAACGCCTCGGACCCGACGGGTGCGCGCACACAGACCGACCACGCGCTGACCTACTACGAGGACGGCGCGGCCGGGATGCCGGATACCATCACGTTCGAGCGCGCCGACGGTGACGCCGAGATCCTGGTTCGTTTCGGGGCGACCGACACCTGCCGGGCGTCGAGCGGGTCGTGTATCAGCACCTTCGGCACCGATCCGGACGGCGACGGCGCCATCGAGACGTACAGACGGGTCGAAATCACCCTCGTCGGCCTCGACACCGACGCGGTGGGCTGGCACGTGGGCTACTGGCTGGCACACGCGTTCGGGGCCGAAGCGGACGGCGAGAAACCGCCGCCGTTCCGCGACGCGAGCGGCCGGGAGCGGCGGAGCGAGTGGTGGGCGTAG
- a CDS encoding DHH family phosphoesterase, which produces MDDDLIDSDALSLSRKSRLPGAGFFYPDSLDEEYADRRAREAIEGADVVVVADGDADGLGCAALLREAHDAALDVAPFEASLAARTDPTLSADDDEDEDREESPVGLVTASPHSLADALERVAEYADPGVGVFVCDLCPDDESVVEAVESVVDRDGTVRWFDHHQWDDDVAAAVREAGVDLVVGESDEECTADVTLRSLDYDFPDDLVDLAAVTRDHDLWIKEDPRSDDLSDYAHWASIEEYVTMVGQYGPDLPSPVVDYLEDRRVEKEQLIGAAVDRAEMESVGPWTVGVTYGRCSQNEVAEALRERGADAAVIVKPAGSASIRGTEGFERAHEVAGLVNGGGHPRAAGCKPDIYDDMLDYAHHWTTEGSAAKQVILAAFQRIAADEAKADADSGTDE; this is translated from the coding sequence ATGGACGACGATCTGATCGATTCGGACGCGCTCTCGCTCTCGCGGAAGTCCCGACTCCCCGGTGCCGGCTTCTTCTACCCCGACTCGCTCGACGAGGAGTACGCCGACCGCCGCGCCCGCGAGGCTATCGAGGGCGCCGACGTGGTGGTCGTGGCCGACGGCGACGCCGACGGCCTCGGCTGTGCGGCGCTGCTCCGCGAGGCTCACGACGCCGCCCTCGACGTGGCGCCGTTCGAGGCGTCGCTCGCGGCACGGACGGACCCGACGCTTTCGGCCGACGACGACGAGGACGAGGACCGCGAGGAGTCGCCCGTCGGCCTCGTCACCGCCAGCCCGCACTCCCTGGCCGACGCCCTCGAACGCGTCGCCGAGTATGCCGACCCCGGCGTCGGCGTCTTCGTCTGTGACCTCTGTCCGGACGACGAGTCGGTCGTCGAGGCCGTCGAGAGCGTGGTCGACCGCGACGGGACCGTCCGCTGGTTCGACCACCACCAGTGGGACGACGACGTGGCGGCGGCGGTCCGCGAGGCCGGCGTCGACCTGGTCGTCGGCGAGTCCGACGAGGAGTGTACGGCCGACGTGACGCTTCGATCCCTCGACTACGACTTCCCGGACGATCTCGTCGACCTCGCGGCGGTCACCCGGGATCACGACCTCTGGATCAAAGAGGACCCCCGGAGCGACGACCTGTCCGACTACGCCCACTGGGCGAGCATCGAGGAGTACGTGACCATGGTGGGACAGTACGGCCCCGACCTCCCCAGCCCGGTCGTCGACTACCTCGAAGACCGCCGCGTCGAGAAAGAGCAGTTGATCGGGGCGGCAGTCGACCGCGCGGAGATGGAGTCGGTCGGCCCGTGGACCGTCGGCGTCACCTACGGCCGGTGCTCACAGAACGAGGTTGCCGAGGCGCTCCGCGAACGGGGCGCCGACGCCGCGGTGATCGTCAAACCCGCCGGGAGCGCCAGCATCCGGGGAACCGAGGGGTTCGAGCGCGCTCACGAGGTGGCGGGACTGGTCAACGGCGGCGGACATCCCCGCGCCGCGGGCTGTAAACCCGACATATACGACGACATGCTCGACTACGCCCACCACTGGACGACGGAGGGGTCGGCGGCGAAACAGGTGATCCTGGCGGCGTTCCAACGCATCGCGGCCGACGAAGCCAAAGCGGACGCCGACTCCGGAACGGACGAGTAG
- a CDS encoding DUF7112 family protein, with translation MPDRVASDGEAVTTYRARLARSGGTRRPCLRLPEDVAVTPGDIVRLVLDGTEYHATVEGDADGTVVRGAYDNRRLARADGEGENRLVAWVRDTDREAGESVDLDEVTPGYLYGLRVPGRRAVYTVTEAPDSSLSAIAERLDDR, from the coding sequence GTGCCCGACCGCGTCGCCAGCGACGGTGAGGCGGTGACCACGTACCGCGCCCGACTCGCACGGAGCGGCGGCACTCGTCGCCCCTGTCTCCGCCTCCCCGAGGACGTGGCAGTCACCCCCGGCGACATCGTCCGTCTCGTTCTCGACGGCACCGAGTATCACGCGACAGTCGAGGGCGACGCCGACGGCACGGTCGTCCGCGGCGCCTACGACAACCGCCGCCTCGCGCGGGCCGACGGCGAGGGCGAGAACCGCCTCGTCGCGTGGGTCCGCGACACCGACCGCGAGGCCGGGGAGAGCGTCGACCTCGACGAGGTGACGCCGGGCTATCTTTACGGGCTTCGCGTCCCCGGCCGGCGGGCCGTCTACACCGTCACCGAGGCGCCCGACTCGTCGCTGTCGGCCATCGCCGAGCGTCTGGACGACCGCTAA
- a CDS encoding universal stress protein, whose product MKLLLGIGGSDDSIRALERAVDRVAETGDDLTVAILRNPATEAEPAAIEDRVQAVLDDAGVSAAVRHLEGDPGSQLVDLAERESFDRIVLGGGETSPMGKIKLGGIAEFVLLNSHVSVTLVR is encoded by the coding sequence ATGAAGCTACTGCTGGGCATCGGCGGGAGCGACGACTCGATCCGCGCTCTGGAACGGGCGGTCGACCGCGTCGCCGAGACGGGCGACGATCTGACCGTCGCGATCCTCCGAAACCCGGCGACTGAGGCGGAACCGGCGGCCATCGAGGACCGGGTGCAGGCGGTCCTCGACGACGCGGGGGTATCGGCAGCCGTCCGACATCTGGAGGGCGACCCCGGAAGCCAACTGGTGGATCTGGCCGAGCGCGAGTCGTTCGACCGGATCGTCCTCGGCGGCGGCGAGACCAGTCCAATGGGCAAGATCAAACTCGGGGGGATCGCCGAGTTCGTCCTCTTGAACTCCCACGTCTCGGTGACGCTCGTCCGATGA
- a CDS encoding 30S ribosomal protein S6e: MADFKVVVSDPETGRTAQVEVDGQDANRFLGRELGDEVDGGAVGLDGTTLELTGGSDNAGRPLRADVSGPALKELLLEGGVGFDPSRDGERKRVTVRGREVSDEVAQINVTVVDGDADFDALTDDE; this comes from the coding sequence ATGGCAGACTTCAAGGTCGTGGTTTCGGACCCCGAGACGGGCCGGACCGCGCAGGTCGAGGTCGACGGACAGGACGCGAACCGATTCCTCGGACGCGAACTCGGTGACGAGGTCGACGGCGGCGCCGTCGGACTCGACGGCACCACGCTCGAACTGACGGGTGGCTCCGACAACGCCGGGCGCCCCCTGCGCGCCGACGTGTCCGGCCCCGCGTTGAAGGAACTCCTCCTCGAAGGCGGCGTCGGCTTCGACCCCTCCCGCGACGGCGAGCGCAAGCGCGTGACTGTCCGCGGCCGAGAGGTGAGCGACGAAGTCGCCCAGATCAACGTCACGGTCGTCGACGGCGACGCCGACTTCGACGCCCTGACCGACGACGAGTAA
- a CDS encoding universal stress protein — protein sequence MNPEFDTIVIATDGSESVRRAVSVALDLADRFDATVHALYVVDESEVASSPEQVREEMRDALDESGAAALETVADATDRPVTTAVREGRPATVIREYAVDHDADMVAMGTRGRHGENRFLIGSVAERVVRTCPVPVLTVRQLDESERDGADGVGDAATA from the coding sequence ATGAACCCCGAGTTCGACACGATCGTCATCGCGACCGACGGTTCGGAGAGCGTCCGCCGGGCCGTGAGCGTCGCCCTCGACCTCGCCGACCGATTCGACGCGACGGTCCACGCGCTCTACGTCGTCGACGAGAGCGAGGTAGCGTCCTCGCCCGAACAGGTGCGCGAGGAGATGCGCGACGCCCTCGACGAGTCGGGTGCGGCGGCGCTGGAGACGGTTGCCGACGCCACCGACCGCCCCGTGACGACCGCCGTCCGCGAGGGACGGCCGGCCACGGTGATCCGGGAGTACGCGGTCGACCACGACGCCGACATGGTTGCGATGGGGACCCGCGGCCGCCACGGCGAGAACCGCTTTCTCATCGGAAGCGTCGCCGAACGCGTCGTCCGAACCTGCCCAGTCCCCGTGCTGACGGTGCGGCAACTCGACGAGAGCGAACGCGACGGGGCCGACGGCGTCGGGGACGCCGCGACCGCCTGA
- a CDS encoding universal stress protein has translation MTDPLSPSLVLVPVDGSEESLSAVEYAAAIAAEYDAAVHALYVVSEDLARAIDTGAVDDASLAADTEAFLRAVVDIVDGAGVPLSTSMAYGFSTRQLSRHPGSVVLDTAEELGADFVVVPREPVSGDPDEVLAKAAEYVLLYASQPVLSV, from the coding sequence ATGACCGATCCGCTCTCGCCCTCGCTCGTACTCGTCCCCGTCGACGGGAGCGAGGAGTCGCTCTCGGCCGTCGAGTACGCCGCCGCTATCGCCGCCGAGTACGACGCCGCGGTCCACGCGCTCTACGTCGTCAGCGAGGACCTCGCCCGCGCCATCGACACTGGCGCCGTCGACGACGCGTCCCTCGCCGCCGACACCGAGGCCTTCCTCCGGGCCGTCGTCGATATCGTCGACGGCGCGGGTGTCCCGCTCTCGACGTCGATGGCCTACGGCTTCTCGACCCGACAGCTCTCCCGGCATCCGGGCAGCGTCGTCCTCGACACCGCGGAGGAACTCGGCGCCGACTTCGTGGTCGTCCCGCGCGAACCCGTCTCCGGCGACCCCGACGAGGTGCTCGCGAAGGCCGCCGAGTACGTCCTTCTCTACGCGAGCCAGCCGGTCCTGTCGGTGTAG
- a CDS encoding DUF7839 domain-containing protein, giving the protein MAGTDDEGVLRSKRSATRYQILVGIAERQPAVSQREIADDIGITAQAVSDYLQGLIEEGYVRSPGRGRYEVTKEGVDWLIGRTDELREFVAHVSEDVIGQVEIETAIAAADIDEGDAVSLSMQDGVLRATPGTAGSTTAIAVTAATAGRDVGVTDFEGVLDYDLGRVTAVSIPRVQDGGSAAVANGTVLDGVADADLVATAGTEALVAARAAGLDPDVRFGTPQAVSEAAVRGLDVLLLAVADELSTHLDRLREHNVNYEVVDPAE; this is encoded by the coding sequence ATGGCAGGGACCGACGACGAGGGCGTCCTCCGGAGCAAGCGCTCGGCGACCCGATATCAGATTCTGGTGGGCATCGCGGAGCGACAGCCGGCGGTCAGTCAACGCGAAATCGCCGACGACATCGGTATCACGGCACAGGCCGTGAGCGACTACCTCCAGGGTCTCATCGAGGAGGGGTACGTCCGGAGTCCCGGACGGGGGCGATACGAGGTGACCAAGGAGGGCGTCGACTGGCTCATCGGTCGTACCGACGAACTCCGGGAGTTCGTGGCCCACGTCTCGGAGGACGTTATCGGGCAGGTCGAGATCGAAACCGCCATCGCGGCCGCCGATATCGACGAGGGCGACGCCGTCTCGCTGTCGATGCAAGACGGCGTGCTCCGCGCCACCCCGGGCACCGCCGGGAGCACAACCGCGATTGCGGTCACCGCCGCCACCGCTGGCCGGGACGTGGGCGTCACCGACTTCGAGGGCGTCCTCGACTACGATTTGGGCCGGGTGACCGCCGTCTCGATCCCCCGGGTCCAGGACGGCGGGAGCGCCGCCGTCGCGAACGGGACGGTCCTCGACGGCGTCGCCGACGCGGATCTGGTGGCGACGGCCGGGACCGAGGCGCTGGTTGCCGCGCGGGCCGCCGGCCTCGATCCGGACGTGCGCTTTGGCACCCCACAGGCCGTGAGCGAGGCGGCAGTCCGCGGCCTCGACGTGCTCTTGCTCGCCGTGGCGGACGAACTCTCGACGCATCTCGACCGCCTCCGCGAGCACAACGTCAACTACGAAGTCGTCGATCCGGCGGAGTGA
- a CDS encoding GNAT family N-acetyltransferase, whose translation MSSDKYPDEPAGPFPDPPTTVEDREGRSITVRRYDEQRDRAALEAMYDAFDPADRAQGIPPTGADRIADWLDSITDEGTVNVVATHHETVVGHATLVPDEPEATAELAIFVLQDYQGAGIGTHLIETLLGVGRAAGVERVWLSVERWNEPAISLYEKVGFVPSDTESFEHEMAIRL comes from the coding sequence ATGAGCAGCGACAAATACCCCGACGAGCCGGCGGGACCGTTCCCCGACCCGCCGACGACGGTCGAGGACCGCGAGGGTCGGTCGATCACGGTTCGCCGCTACGACGAGCAACGGGACCGGGCGGCGCTGGAGGCCATGTACGACGCGTTCGACCCCGCGGACCGGGCCCAGGGCATCCCGCCGACGGGCGCGGACCGCATCGCCGACTGGCTGGACAGCATCACCGACGAGGGGACGGTGAACGTCGTCGCGACCCACCACGAGACGGTGGTGGGCCACGCGACGCTCGTTCCCGACGAACCGGAGGCGACCGCCGAACTCGCCATCTTCGTCCTGCAGGACTACCAGGGCGCGGGCATCGGCACGCACCTCATCGAAACGCTTCTCGGCGTCGGCCGGGCGGCGGGGGTCGAACGCGTCTGGCTCTCGGTCGAGCGCTGGAACGAACCGGCCATCTCCCTGTACGAGAAGGTGGGCTTCGTCCCCAGCGACACCGAGAGCTTCGAACACGAGATGGCGATTCGGTTGTAA
- a CDS encoding DUF5807 family protein → MSDTDLDAFLAGDRLDHVVLFLTDDYLDDEGQLADYGAAVDGGVVLVVPGETGRKLFSAGTGMDAMEFAKRAMGTEGDIDRDLRGGTCPDCGEGVAYVLAFAEARNEDVGGIYAEGDVIHAYAACPDGTAFSDRWIVGEA, encoded by the coding sequence ATGAGCGACACCGACCTCGACGCGTTCCTCGCAGGCGACCGGCTCGACCACGTCGTCCTCTTTCTCACCGACGACTACCTCGACGACGAGGGACAACTCGCCGACTACGGCGCCGCCGTCGACGGCGGCGTCGTCCTCGTCGTCCCCGGCGAGACGGGTCGAAAGCTCTTCTCGGCCGGGACGGGCATGGACGCGATGGAGTTCGCCAAGCGGGCGATGGGCACCGAGGGCGACATCGACCGCGACCTGCGGGGTGGAACCTGCCCCGACTGCGGCGAGGGCGTGGCCTACGTCCTCGCGTTCGCGGAAGCACGGAACGAGGACGTGGGCGGCATCTACGCCGAGGGCGACGTGATCCACGCCTACGCCGCCTGCCCGGACGGCACCGCGTTCTCGGATCGGTGGATCGTCGGCGAGGCGTAG
- a CDS encoding OsmC family protein, producing MSLVDTTLQTRLNRRIDGLRSARELKPGHPSVETETLRNYHARAHADGFVFDADEPASKVGGTGVAPRPLRYFLAGFAFCLQAQYVRNAIRMGIELDELAVDVESEIDRLGGLGFRDAPADFESIAYTTTLRTDAPESDVRDLIAAAEARCYVHGTLSKAVDLDGTTVLNGAPLD from the coding sequence ATGTCACTCGTCGACACGACGCTGCAAACGCGATTGAACCGCCGAATCGATGGGCTTCGGTCGGCGCGCGAACTCAAGCCGGGTCACCCGAGCGTCGAGACGGAGACGCTTCGAAACTACCACGCCCGGGCGCACGCGGACGGCTTCGTCTTCGACGCCGACGAACCCGCTTCGAAGGTCGGCGGCACCGGCGTCGCCCCGCGGCCGCTTCGGTATTTCCTCGCCGGCTTCGCGTTCTGCCTGCAGGCCCAGTATGTCCGCAACGCCATCCGCATGGGGATCGAACTCGACGAACTCGCCGTCGACGTGGAGAGCGAAATCGACCGTCTCGGCGGCCTCGGCTTCCGCGACGCCCCCGCCGACTTCGAGTCCATCGCCTACACGACGACGCTCAGAACCGACGCCCCCGAATCCGACGTACGCGATCTGATCGCGGCCGCCGAAGCCCGCTGTTACGTCCACGGCACGCTCTCGAAGGCGGTCGACCTCGACGGCACGACGGTGCTGAACGGCGCTCCGCTCGACTGA